The DNA sequence TAGCAGGCTCTAGCATCCCATTACAGCACAGTTGTAGACAAAACTACCAGATTGCTTGCGACCAAGCAAGTTCCAGTGAGGAGGTCCGTCCTTTGGAGCCCATGCATTGATTTCTATAAACCCTTCACCTTGCGCCCTAGGTCCTCCGATAACAATAAGCCGATCACCACATGCCCTAAAAGCCAAACCCCAACCATTCATTGAGTCTGCTCGTTCAGGCAACCTTCCCACAGTTTCCCAAACCTTCCTATTCTTGTCATACTTTCTGACTTCCATCTCTGCATAATCAGCTGCGTACAATTCATTATTTACAACTGCAACAAGAGGAGGAGCTTCAGCTGTAACAGGCATCCCACCTTCTGTGGCTTGACGAGTCCTCACAGGCGACATGTTAGGGATTTCAGTCCAAGTTCTTGTCTGTAAATTGTATTCCTCCCCACATGTAAGAACCTTTGATTGACTTCCTCCAACCCCTCCGATCACATAATATTTTTCGTCCATAAATACAGCCGAACATAATTTCCGTGGTTTATTCATGTCTGGTAGTACTTCCCAGGTTCCACGCTCTGAATTGTAAAGCTCTGCAACGCTCAGTGTTTTACCAGATAAATCACAACCACCAGCTAAAATAGCTAACTCACCCATACTTGCAGACCCAAACAAGCACCTTGGGAAATTCATTGTCATCCCAGATGACCAGGTGTTTGTCAATAAGCTGTATCTAAATATGACATGGGATAGAAAGACTTTACCAAATACAAGAAGCTCAGTGCCAACACCAAGTGATTCTTTATCTGAAAACATGAAGCATTCATCAGAGGTCATTGTTGGCAAGCGCATCCATTTAAGACGAGCAGGATCAAAGGCTTCCCATCCAAGGAGTTGGCAAGAAAAATAAATCCAGTGCTCAACTACACGATTCTGCCGCCTCAGCCTGTAGAGCAGACCGCTCCGAATCAGATCACGGAAGCTTCGATTTAAGGAAGCTATAGAGCCATAATCAGATCTCGACGATCGAATTAGGGAACTAATAGAATTGTCCCGGCCAATGCCGTGAATTAGGGAGCTTGAATCCGAATAATCACCCGTATCACCATGATCACTGGATTGGTCAGTTGTGGACGTCATTGAAAGGTCAAGCAGTGTCACAGTTGAATCATTGCTTTCATAAGAATTAGTTTGTTGCTTAGGAAACTTCCTCGCTTCACTTTCTTCATCTCCATTTGATTCTAAAGGCCGCTTTCCATTTTGAATTTCAATCTTGTCAAGTGAGTAGTTCATGCAAACCCAACTGTTTTCCCTTTCGTAGGTTCTTGAATAGCTTCTTGAAACCAGACAAGACCTATCCTCCAACATATCTTCCTTACACAACCCAAAGGAGCAGATTCTTGATACCTCAAAAATCCATCTAAATCTGTATCTTCTTCACCACCGAAACGACTGCAAAACATAGGTAGCAAACCCCATATGACcacaaaaaaatttcaagaatGCAACATCTACATAGAATTACAGAGAATAATTGCAGAGTACAATATCCACATGAAACCAcaccacatatatatatcatcagGTTGATATCTAGATTTCTCTAGTGTCCCTAAAAATGAAATCTTTTACAATCAATCAAGCCACGCTAATGAAGAAGATTACAAAAGGA is a window from the Daucus carota subsp. sativus chromosome 8, DH1 v3.0, whole genome shotgun sequence genome containing:
- the LOC108199598 gene encoding F-box/kelch-repeat protein SKIP11 produces the protein MLEDRSCLVSRSYSRTYERENSWVCMNYSLDKIEIQNGKRPLESNGDEESEARKFPKQQTNSYESNDSTVTLLDLSMTSTTDQSSDHGDTGDYSDSSSLIHGIGRDNSISSLIRSSRSDYGSIASLNRSFRDLIRSGLLYRLRRQNRVVEHWIYFSCQLLGWEAFDPARLKWMRLPTMTSDECFMFSDKESLGVGTELLVFGKVFLSHVIFRYSLLTNTWSSGMTMNFPRCLFGSASMGELAILAGGCDLSGKTLSVAELYNSERGTWEVLPDMNKPRKLCSAVFMDEKYYVIGGVGGSQSKVLTCGEEYNLQTRTWTEIPNMSPVRTRQATEGGMPVTAEAPPLVAVVNNELYAADYAEMEVRKYDKNRKVWETVGRLPERADSMNGWGLAFRACGDRLIVIGGPRAQGEGFIEINAWAPKDGPPHWNLLGRKQSGSFVYNCAVMGC